TATAAGCATATCAATTTATGGCTTTTTGAAAAGCATGTGCTGGAACCAGACAAAGTATTAAATTGCTTGACGTTACTCAAGGTCTTCCAACGTGACCATAAAATATTGATTATTAATCACAAAGAATACATCTTGAAAGAGCAAACTTGCCTGCAAATGAAGCTACAAGACCCCTAACTTCCTGACTCCAATCAAACCCGCAAATAGCCTCATGGACAGCTGCATAGTCCCGAGTCCACAGGTGCTGACCAATTTTCCAGGCAGCAACAACTTCTGGTTGGCTCTCTTTGATGGAAGAAGGTATTGATTTCCAGAGGAACCGAGCACTATTACTGCTAAGCAAAGCTCAAGTGAGGGCCGGCATCTAATATTGTAGGACCACACGACATAGCACAACAAAATACAGAACAAAGACCCAAGTCCACAATCCTAAATCACCCACGAGGCAAGAGTTGTGGTATCACAAACATAGCCAGCAATAAGACGCAACCCAAATTCAGTTCAAAATCTGATCAAAGAGAGACATTGAATCCCCAGGATTATAGATCAATCCTTACAACACCGGCCAATTTGTAACAGTCATCTCTTGTAATCAAGAATTATTATCCTTTGACACTTCTCATTCCTCTCCCCCCAACCCCCACTCCGTAAAGACAAAAAATTGTTCAGTCGGTATTATGCCACCAATCATAACCAGTCAAACGAcggaaagaaaagaagcttACATATCATCGGCATAAATGTGGCCGAGAAGATGAATAGCGTAGGGCCATTCTTCCTGGAAAGCTACGCCTTCTGCTGCCACCTGCGTGCGTCATTTTTTTGCTAACTCAGGTCGACGACTGCAAACACACGCACACGGAAAAGGACTCGAGAAGAGCAAATCAGAAGTACCTGAAGCATCAGATGATCGCAGATATCAGCGATTTGGCCGTAGGATTGGGAGGCCAGGGCCTCCTTCAAGTCACCGAAATCCATTACTCCCGTCGCCCTCCTTCTCCTGCGTTCCCCTGATTGTCTGCGTCAGATGCCAGGAGTTTGCGGTTTTGAATTTGGATGATCCGAATCACGGCGGGTTTGGGTCAGACCGCTATGTTGCGGGGCTTGGATCACCCGGTCCAGAAAATGGGCCTCAAGGTTCAGGCCCAAATGAAGATTCTTAGCCTTGGGCTTTGTGAGACCTCAGCTGCGCATCGTTTATCTGGGCAAGGCATTGACTGACGTTAAAGCTTTCTTTgtccttccttttttcttctttttcccttttcaaaaggGGTCGTCATCCCCTTTATAACCACCAGAAAGCCTTTTTAAGTCAAGCCCCCGTAAAAAGCACGCTGATGTTACTATTCAAGCGAGACACAAAGTCGAAATTCGGACAAAAGAGCCtagataagaaattttttacattTGATGGTAAGCAAAAAGTTGCGTTTTGCGTACATCTAACGCGACTAGAATGGTTATATAGTTGCAACTACCATTCTTCtcaggaaaattacaaaaaaaaaaaaaaaaaatcaaacatattGCATTCGtactaattcatttttaaacattttgacttgATCGATTTAGTATAaccttttgacaaatttagccaatttagttaaaaatcatcaatatagacagtttttgcaatttgcattttttatttttaaaaaattatgatttttttttttatctccagCACAAGGTTGGAAAAAATGGGgataaaataaatacattaataaattgataaaaaaatttaaaaattgcacaaattatcaACATCAATATCTGGTACTAACTAGATCGCCACGTTGACAATTGCTGATCAATATTGactagaatgactaaattaataaatcatcGAAGGGTTTAAGATTAAGTTGGtagattatgaaaatgtttacgGTTGTTTACagttaaattgacaaattgttaaaagatttaaaactaaattaaccaatttgaaatgtttatgattaaattggctcaagtataataaattcagaaattttttgataatttctctCATTCTTTTTCCCTATATGAATCTAATGAATGATGATCGCCCTTATATATATAAGAGGCCCTGTTATTGTTATTTAGAAAATCCGACAAACCCCTAATACTAATAATTTATGCACAAACACATAATGCACCTAGTCTCGTATGGCTAGATCTTGCGATAGGATAGGACCATAAGACTTTATCACCATTTAATTCTACGTACTTGTCTGACGTTAGAGCGCTTTCCACTCATGCCTTGGAATCTGATAATTTCACGCTCTGCCTAGATCTGTAGATGCAAGATCGAACCCAAAGCTACATAAAAGTGTCGTTCGTCTGCGGGATTCGTTAATTAATTCCTTTGTGGCCAAATTACCCGTTAATCAATCTGAGAAGGGAAGAGCACATCTTGATCATTAGGTTCTAAAGACATCAGCCATGCGATGatcatcctcctcttcttcttcgcagaggagagagagagagagattcaaagAAGCATATCTGAAATTGGAGTAGCAAATCTTCAGCATCCACTTTACAGTGCGGTCATATGTATGTTCCGTCAAAGCGAAGGAACCGgtgttttgaaatttaaaaagaaaagaaaaaggaagagaaaaactaaaagaatagcaaagaaagaaagaagttaatttaaattgaagaaaaacttttggagGTGGGTGGGGGAAAGAATAGTATAGTCTTCAATTACAGCCCCGGAATTTTCTCCCAGCATCTCAACTCCTTTGCTTTTTGACATATGCTCCCATgtgggagagagggagaggactGGCAGCTTCCGGCCGTGTTTCCACCTCTTTTTTACTTTCCACTTTTCTCCCCCATCACCTTTATCTGTCTCTCCAATCTCCAAATCCAATTGGATTTGAGGAGAGATGCAAAGTCGACCCCAAAAACAATCGGGCCGGTGATGGGAGTGTCGATCTTGAAACTTTACACGCGCAATCCGTCGAATCCGCACTGCTTGTACGTGAGGGACTGCTTGCTTGGACTGATCACCACTGCACAATTCACCGATACCtgcccaccaccaccaccagcagaTAATCAGACACAAACCCACGTAAAGACAAGGGGCGAAACGAGCGCAGGCGGAGGTAATCGCCTCGAGCTCGAGACTGGTGTGTCCCGAAGAAAACTActgccgagccgagccgagcccaGACTTTATCAGAAAAACCCAGAGGGAGACAAAAGTCTCCAACTTGGGGAAGAGCCGGTAACAAAAATGACGCGACCCCACCTTGAAGAAATCGATACATGTCAGGCATGATTGGGAAAGTGGAGAGGTCGCCGGGGCCCACGACCATTCACTTCAACCAGGAAATtacaaggaaaggaaagaggCTTTGATTCCCCCCGAACGCAATGATACATTCGCGTCCcgattttttttcctatgttGACATCCACCGAGAACCTTGGATGGGACCCGTGAAGGACGGGATCACATGGCCGACACTGTACACAACCCCCAGTTCCCCCCTCTCGACTCTTCCTTGCACGATAAGCGTCAATTCCACTATAATGGCGAAGACGTTTTTGTCAAACCATTTGGCCGCACTCGGCATTCAATTAAAAAGGACCAAGAATAAAGCGGAGCCGAGATTGTTGGTTGCTCGGACCCGAATGAAAAACCATTCATTGGTCAGAGTCCCAAAGGGTAAAATGTGCTGAGTGCTGATGACGGAATTCGGGAATTATGCAGGAATTTCAAGACAGCATTTCATTTCGTGGGTCACGCATATTCACAAGCATCGGAATCTAAGCAAGTTGAAGTTGATACCGAGACGATTGTCCCCCTTAGCAGCGCAGGCAATGTCCTAACTTCGACAGTTCACACAAACGAGATGCACCCGAAAACATGAAAAGGCGATTTCCCACATCGCATTCTCCGT
Above is a window of Eucalyptus grandis isolate ANBG69807.140 chromosome 9, ASM1654582v1, whole genome shotgun sequence DNA encoding:
- the LOC104419944 gene encoding COP9 signalosome complex subunit 8, coding for MDFGDLKEALASQSYGQIADICDHLMLQVAAEGVAFQEEWPYAIHLLGHIYADDINSARFLWKSIPSSIKESQPEVVAAWKIGQHLWTRDYAAVHEAICGFDWSQEVRGLVASFAEQYTKRMFRLLSSAYSTISLQDAALFLGMSEDDAANYVLQQGWDFDPTSRMLTVKQQQAVTDQKLDPSKLQRLTEYVFQLEH